A single genomic interval of Dromiciops gliroides isolate mDroGli1 chromosome 1, mDroGli1.pri, whole genome shotgun sequence harbors:
- the LOC122736325 gene encoding ER membrane protein complex subunit 8-like: MLGVRLTTQAYCKRVLHGAKYPHFAVNGLLVAEKQKPRKEQPSHSGPHPHQTLLVDCIPLFHGTLALAPMLEVALTLIDSWCKDNSYVIAGYYQANERVKDVSPNQVAEKVASRIAEGFNDAALIMVDNTKFTMECIEPTIHVYEHPENKWRCRDPHYDYFEDWPEAQRISPSLLDNKSYETLVDFDNHLDGIRNDWTNLEINKAVLHLC, translated from the coding sequence ATGCTAGGCGTGAGGTTGACCACCCAGGCCTACTGCAAGAGGGTGCTGCACGGGGCCAAGTACCCCCACTTCGCCGTCAACGGGCTTCTGGTGGCCGAGAAGCAGAAGCCCCGCAAGGAGCAGCCCTCGCACAGCGGCCCCCACCCGCACCAGACCCTCTTAGTGGACTGCATCCCCCTGTTCCACGGCACCCTGGCGCTGGCCCCCATGCTGGAGGTGGCCCTCACCTTGATTGATTCATGGTGCAAAGATAATAGCTATGTGATTGCTGGTTATTATCAAGCTAATGAACGTGTAAAGGATGTCAGTCCAAACCAGGTTGCTGAGAAGGTAGCTTCCAGAATTGCCGAGGGCTTCAATGACGCTGCGCTCATCATGGTAGACAACACGAAGTTTACAATGGAGTGCATAGAACCCACCATCCATGTGTACGAGCATCCTGAAAATAAATGGCGGTGCAGAGACCCACACTATGATTATTTTGAAGACTGGCCAGAAGCCCAGAGGATCTCGCCATCTCTCTTGGACAACAAGTCCTATGAAACCCTTGTGGATTTTGATAACCACCTGGACGGCATCCGAAATGACTGGACAAATCTAGAGATCAATAAAGCTGTTCTACACCTATGTTAG